The genomic interval AGGAGTTTCGTATGCGAATGTGCCATCCGATACCGAACTTGGGCCTGCCCGCATTGGATCCACTAGAGCTAGGTCCTGCAGAGACAGCTGTGAATAACAAATACCTTGTCGAGTAAGTCCGAACATTTCTTCTGTTCATATATGTAATCCTGATATGTAATCCTTTAATTGTTTGTAGCTTTACTGGTTCGATTCAGGACTTTAAGCTGACTGGTCTTTCAGATTTCATTGTAAATacgctaaaaataaatgttattccTGGACTGACGAAGAGTACGATTAATGTCACCTTTCCACACACCTATTTAAAATCCCTATATACCGCCAAGGGTTCCTTGGCCTATATTCTGAATTTGTCTGGCGACGGCAATGCGGAGTAAGGAATATAGAAGTGGTTATTTAAAAAaccatttatttcatttcgtCACACTTTTAGGGTGGCAATAAAAGACTTTTCGCTCGAAATCTCATGGAGAATTAaagcgtcgacgtcgacttTAGCCATCACAGGCTTACAAATCGAAATGCATATGGGAGATTTGAAAATTAACT from Drosophila virilis strain 15010-1051.87 chromosome 2, Dvir_AGI_RSII-ME, whole genome shotgun sequence carries:
- the LOC6630205 gene encoding uncharacterized protein, with the translated sequence MQTGYLWQILLAVATIYSCLSPVACVYEETIQIFLEEFRMRMCHPIPNLGLPALDPLELGPAETAVNNKYLVDFTGSIQDFKLTGLSDFIVNTLKINVIPGLTKSTINVTFPHTYLKSLYTAKGSLAYILNLSGDGNAEVAIKDFSLEISWRIKASTSTLAITGLQIEMHMGDLKINFENLLEEKRIDDFVHALVNEMGVELLGDIWDYEQNTVVDKVETLINSKISDLLKIITGGNGEGGESSPIFEGVEPDCKIDARK